Genomic window (Juglans microcarpa x Juglans regia isolate MS1-56 chromosome 2S, Jm3101_v1.0, whole genome shotgun sequence):
GGGAGGCGAATGGTaaaggtaagaaaaaatgggtggccTAGAATTCTATTTGTTGTCCCTTGGAGGAAGGTGGCTTGGCTTTAAGGAATCTTGATGATATGCAACAAGCCCTTCATACTACATTTgtttggaatcttattcaggGTAACTCtttatgaactaatttttttaaaggtaagtATGTGGATACTAAGCCCTGGACCCTGGTTGATCCAACTAGGGGTAcaaggttttggaaaatgattgctaaAACCCTTCCTTTGGTTTTGGATAATTCTAAGTGGCGCCTAAAGGAAGGAAATGTTTTCTTCTGGTATCATAAATCGCGGGATAGCGGTCCTTTAGTTAATGATATGCATATTGTGGGTCATCCTCTTCTTAAAGTTAAGGATTGCAAATTATCTtaatagttgggatgtggatttTATTCTCCAGCGAGTGGGCCCGGAAAACCTTGATGGTATCTTAGAGGATATTTCTAAGACTAAACCAGGTTTGGATGTGTTGATCTGGACCAATAATGATAATGGCCTGTTTTCCACCAAGTCAGGTTGGGATTGTGTTCGTATTAGGGGTGGCACTCTTGAAGGGCATTCTTGGATGTGGCATAACAATCTTCCTCTTAAAATGCCCATCAATATGTGGAAAGCTTGGTATATGGCTTTGAGTGTGGATCATCATCTTCGCCGTATTGGCATTCCTATTATttctcgttgtgattgttgtgctaACGGTCACTATAAAGACCAGAATCATGTTTTGTTTGCAACTGAAATTGCTAGCACTGTTTGGCACTATTTTGGTGCTAGCCTTGGTATTCCGAATGGCCAAAACTGGAAAGACACGATGCAGACTTGGTTTTGCCGTGAGAAATTATCGTCTCAAGTTTGCATTATTGTAGGGATTATTCCGATGGTTATTACATGGAGAATCTGGAGGAGGCATTGTTTGTCACCTCTGGAGGGACACTTTGAATCTGcctctaatattattcactcCATCGGTGGATTAGTCTTATTTGTTGTGATATGCATAATAGTTCTCACATTTCCGATTTTGATTTGCTGGTACTTGAGAGTTTGCATGTCCAGCCTATGTTCACTCCCATCCAGCGTTGCAAAGCTATTGCTTGGCAGCGGCCTCTGGCGGGTTGGGTTAAACTGAACACAGATGGTAGTAATTTGGGTAATCCGAGCACCTCAGGTGTGGGTGggattattagaaatgatcatgGTAATTTAATTCATGCTTTTTCTTCATTCATTGGTACAGGCTCTAATAATCAAGCAAAACTTTTAGCTCTCCTTAATGGGCTCCAAGTTTGTAAATCTTTATCTTTCAATTATGTGgaaattgaacttgattctcTGACTATTATTTCTTGGTGGAGTAAAAGATGTAGGGTGTGGTACCTAGAGGATTTCTAGGAGGAAATTCTTGACATTATGAGTTCCATAACTTGTTCGGTTCACCATATTTTTCGTGAGGGAAATAAAGTTGTAGATTGGTTGGCAAAGCATGGGACTTCTGGTAGTGATTTGGTTCCTTCCCACTTGACGGAGACTCCCCGAGCGTTGCATGGGCTCATTCGCATGGACTACTTCGGGATGCCTTCGCTTCGTCTTACTTAGTCTCATTTGTCAATTGCTTGAGGTTTCGTTgctcttgtttttatttattatggttTGGTCTTTTTTTGCATGATGGGTTTATTTTGTACCCTAGATGCTTGATTTGTAACTAGGGTTTCCTCCATCACAAGtgagggttattaataaaattgaggagGGGTCACTCTTGGAGAGGTGACCCtgacttttttataaaaaagaatgttcATAACACATTCAAAATAACTAACATGCATTGAATTAACacataaaagtcaccaaaaaataaaaaaaatagcacatGAAGCACTCAACTCCTTCCCTTAGCCAAAAACAGAATGTTTTTCCCAACTAGCTTTCATCAAACACTTGATCCAAGGCATTCTATGGtgagatcttcaaaccaaaacatcaacaAGGTTTAAAAATGTGACCTAAAGTAtatccaagcattaaacttaaaatcacatgggtataaaaataactcaaaacatggatctaactaaaaacatcaaacttttgacccaACCGTATAATCccttgcataaaaattcacatATTTGAAACCAATGccaaaaatcttcaaactaacatcctaacatgtagataAAAGGCTTAggattatataataaaaatatcaaagccattggagtaagattaaaacTCAAAAGACTCAAACcttcttaaaataaaaactgtttttcctcttccagttttaagtttctagatctaaaaaaatatttcatcaaaagctttggTAATGCAACCAATCTTCAACAAGAATTCATATAAACGTGTTGACAatacttcataaaattttcggaccaataTTTGTCCATTAGCTTCgtaaaaaactctaaaatac
Coding sequences:
- the LOC121253444 gene encoding uncharacterized protein LOC121253444, with the protein product MICILWVILFLKLRIANYLNSWDVDFILQRVGPENLDGILEDISKTKPGLDVLIWTNNDNGLFSTKSGWDCVRIRGGTLEGHSWMWHNNLPLKMPINMWKAWYMALSVDHHLRRIGIPIISRCDCCANGHYKDQNHVLFATEIASTVWHYFGASLGIPNGQNWKDTMQTWFCREKLSSQPMFTPIQRCKAIAWQRPLAGWVKLNTDGSNLGSNNQAKLLALLNGLQVCKSLSFNYVEIELDSLTIISWWSKRCRVWYLEDF